The proteins below come from a single Zea mays cultivar B73 chromosome 8, Zm-B73-REFERENCE-NAM-5.0, whole genome shotgun sequence genomic window:
- the LOC103635939 gene encoding E3 SUMO-protein ligase SIZ1 isoform X5: MSDLASSCKDKLAYFRIKELKDILNQLGLPKQGKKQDLVDRVLAILSDEQGQHHHGWGRKNALTREAVAKVVDDTYSRKMQVCAPDLPSRSHSGSDFSHFRPKEEAPDFYHVDTKVRCLCNSTLLNDNMIKCEDGKCQVWQHITCVLIPDKPTEGAGPDIPPHFYCELCRLKRADPFWVTTGNPLLPVKFMSSGVGNDGASVPQIVEKTFQLSRADRETVQRQEYDLQVWCILINDKVQFRMQWPQYAELQVNGIPVRVMTRPGSQLLGINGRDDGPLVTTCSREGINKISLSRVDARTFCFGVRIVRRRTVPQVLNLIPKEGEGESFEDALARVRRCLGGGGATDNADSDSDLEVVTESVTVNLRCPNSGSRMRIAGRFKPCVHMGCFDLETFVELNQRSRKWQCPICLKNYSLENLMIDPYFNRITSLLHNCSEDVNELDVKPDGSWRVKGDAATRDLSQWHMPDGTLCDSKEDTNPGVVSVNEFKREGTSDGHRTLKLGIKKTPNGLWQVSSKPDDKKPVVRNHIQNNTGYSIPNIVPMISSPTGSCRDGEDVSVNQEGGGIQFDISLNQEFDSFAHNFGQTYNTEDRQQEPQHNAADVIVLSDSDEENDPIVRLPAVYANTPTNGDSFPFVTDAAVSGYPEGYQEDAGVGTSGLGLLSNNTGDFEINNWQMHSYPQPEQGFQFFGTDTDVGNPFVGPHNSFSITPEDYSLDCNVGIEDPSAAHDVSICRNSNDVHGSLVDNPLALAGDDPSLQIFLPSQPSTVPLQEELSERANTPNGVHPDDWRISLTLAAGGGGNEEPTSVDGLKSQPKVPSKELLLSQA; this comes from the exons ATGTCGGACCTCGCTTCCAGCTGCAAG GATAAACTTGCGTATTTTAGAATAAAGGAGCTCAAAGATATCTTAAATCAGCTGGGGTTACCGAAGCAAGGAAAGAAGCAG GACCTTGTTGACAGGGTATTGGCTATTTTATCAGATGAGCAAG GTCAACATCATCATGGATGGGGAAGGAAAAATGCTCTTACAAGGGAGGcggtggcaaaagttgttgatgacACATACAG CAGGAAAATGCAAGTATGTGCTCCTGACCTTCCCTCTAGAAGCCACAGTGGATCAGATTTCAGTCATTTCAGGCCCAAAGAGGAAGCGCCTGACTTCTACCATGTGGATACTAAGGTCCGCTGCCTTTGCAATAGCACATTGCTAAATGACAATATGATTAAG TGCGAAGATGGCAAATGCCAGGTGTGGCAGCATATTACCTGCGTACTCATTCCAGATAAGCCCACGGAGGGTGCTGGCCCTGATATTCCACCTCATTTTTATTGTGAACTGTGCCGACTGAAACGGGCAGACCC GTTTTGGGTGACTACCGGAAATCCATTACTACCTGTGAAATTTATGTCATCTGGTGTTGGAAATGATGG AGCAAGTGTACCTCAAATTGTGGAGAAGACTTTCCAACTTTCCCGAGCAGATAGAGAAACAGTTCAGAGACAAGAATATGATCTCCAG GTTTGGTGCATCCTTATAAATGACAAAGTCCAGTTCAGGATGCAATGGCCTCAATATGCAGAATTGCAAGTGAACG GTATTCCTGTACGAGTAATGACCAGGCCCGGTTCTCAGTTACTAGGGATAAATGGGCGGGATGATGGGCCACTG gtaaccacatgCAGTAGAGAAGGGATCAACAAAATTAGCTTATCTAGAGTGGATGCTCGAACCTTTTGCTTTGGAGTTCGAATTGTTAGGAGGAGGACTGTTCCTCAG GTATTAAATTTGATCCCAAAGGAAGGTGAAGGGGAGTCTTTTGAGGATGCTCTTGCTCGTGTTCGTCGCTGTCTTGGAGGTGGAGGTGCTACGGACAATGCTGATAGTGATAGCGACCTGGAAGTGGTTACTGAATCTGTTACAGTCAACCTTCGTTGCCCT aATAGCGGATCCAGAATGAGGATTGCTGGAAGGTTCAAGCCTTGTGTTCACATGGGCTGTTTTGATCTTGAAACTTTTGTGGAATTGAATCAACGCTCACGCAAG TGGCAATGCCCAATATGTTTAAAGAATTACTCTCTCGAGAACTTGATGATCGATCCTTATTTCAACCGGATTACATCTTTG TTGCACAATTGCAGTGAAGATGTTAATGAGCTTGATGTTAAACCTGATGGGTCATGGCGTGTGAAGGGTGATGCCGCTACCAGAGATCTATCTCAGTGGCATATGCCTGATGGTACTCTTTGTGACTCAAAGGAAGATACAAACCCTGGTGTCGTTAGTGTTAATGAGTTCAAGAGAGAGGGTACTTCTGATGGACATAGAACTTTGAAACTTGGAATTAAAAAAACCCCTAATGGATTATGGCAGGTTAGCAGTAAACCAGATGATAAGAAACCCGTGGTTAGAAATCACATCCAAAACAACACGGGGTACTCAATACCAAACATAGTACCTATGATCAGTAGCCCCACTGGGAGTTGCAGAGATGGTGAAGATGTAAGTGTGAACCAAGAAGGGGGTGGTATTCAGTTTGATATATCATTGAACCAAGAGTTTGACAGTTTTGCGCATAACTTTGGTCAAACATACAATACAGAGGATAGGCAACAAGAGCCACAACATAATGCTGCAGATGTCATTGTTCTTAGTGATTCTGATGAAGAAAATGACCCGATTGTTCGCCTGCCAGCTGTCTATGCAAATACTCCTACAAATGGTGACAGTTTCCCTTTCGTCACTGATGCTGCTGTATCTGGATATCCTGAAGGGTACCAGGAGGATGCTGGGGTTGGTACAAGTGGCCTTGGTTTATTGAGCAACAATACTGGTGATTTTGAAATAAATAACTGGCAAATGCATTCTTATCCACAACCAGAGCAAGGGTTCCAGTTTTTTGGGACTGATACTGATGTTGGCAATCCTTTTGTTGGTCCGCATAATTCCTTTAGTATTACACCAGAAGACTACTCCCTTGACTGTAATGTTGGCATAGAGGATCCATCTGCAGCTCACGATGTCTCAATTTGCCGAAACAGTAATGATGTGCATGGAAGCTTGGTTGATAACCCATTGGCTTTAGCAGGTGACGATCCATCTTTGCAAATTTTCCTTCCAAGTCAACCTTCTACTGTTCCCCTTCAGGAAGAACTGAGTGAGCGCGCTAATACTCCAAATGGAGTCCACCCTGATGATTGGAGGATATCTCTTACGCTTGCGGCTGGTGGAGGGGGTAATGAAGAACCTACAAGTGTTGATGGCCTAAAATCACAGCCAAAAGTTCCATCAAAAGAG
- the LOC103635939 gene encoding E3 SUMO-protein ligase SIZ1 isoform X6: protein MSDLASSCKDKLAYFRIKELKDILNQLGLPKQGKKQDLVDRVLAILSDEQGQHHHGWGRKNALTREAVAKVVDDTYRKMQVCAPDLPSRSHSGSDFSHFRPKEEAPDFYHVDTKVRCLCNSTLLNDNMIKCEDGKCQVWQHITCVLIPDKPTEGAGPDIPPHFYCELCRLKRADPFWVTTGNPLLPVKFMSSGVGNDGASVPQIVEKTFQLSRADRETVQRQEYDLQVWCILINDKVQFRMQWPQYAELQVNGIPVRVMTRPGSQLLGINGRDDGPLVTTCSREGINKISLSRVDARTFCFGVRIVRRRTVPQVLNLIPKEGEGESFEDALARVRRCLGGGGATDNADSDSDLEVVTESVTVNLRCPNSGSRMRIAGRFKPCVHMGCFDLETFVELNQRSRKWQCPICLKNYSLENLMIDPYFNRITSLLHNCSEDVNELDVKPDGSWRVKGDAATRDLSQWHMPDGTLCDSKEDTNPGVVSVNEFKREGTSDGHRTLKLGIKKTPNGLWQVSSKPDDKKPVVRNHIQNNTGYSIPNIVPMISSPTGSCRDGEDVSVNQEGGGIQFDISLNQEFDSFAHNFGQTYNTEDRQQEPQHNAADVIVLSDSDEENDPIVRLPAVYANTPTNGDSFPFVTDAAVSGYPEGYQEDAGVGTSGLGLLSNNTGDFEINNWQMHSYPQPEQGFQFFGTDTDVGNPFVGPHNSFSITPEDYSLDCNVGIEDPSAAHDVSICRNSNDVHGSLVDNPLALAGDDPSLQIFLPSQPSTVPLQEELSERANTPNGVHPDDWRISLTLAAGGGGNEEPTSVDGLKSQPKVPSKELLLSQA, encoded by the exons ATGTCGGACCTCGCTTCCAGCTGCAAG GATAAACTTGCGTATTTTAGAATAAAGGAGCTCAAAGATATCTTAAATCAGCTGGGGTTACCGAAGCAAGGAAAGAAGCAG GACCTTGTTGACAGGGTATTGGCTATTTTATCAGATGAGCAAG GTCAACATCATCATGGATGGGGAAGGAAAAATGCTCTTACAAGGGAGGcggtggcaaaagttgttgatgacACATACAG GAAAATGCAAGTATGTGCTCCTGACCTTCCCTCTAGAAGCCACAGTGGATCAGATTTCAGTCATTTCAGGCCCAAAGAGGAAGCGCCTGACTTCTACCATGTGGATACTAAGGTCCGCTGCCTTTGCAATAGCACATTGCTAAATGACAATATGATTAAG TGCGAAGATGGCAAATGCCAGGTGTGGCAGCATATTACCTGCGTACTCATTCCAGATAAGCCCACGGAGGGTGCTGGCCCTGATATTCCACCTCATTTTTATTGTGAACTGTGCCGACTGAAACGGGCAGACCC GTTTTGGGTGACTACCGGAAATCCATTACTACCTGTGAAATTTATGTCATCTGGTGTTGGAAATGATGG AGCAAGTGTACCTCAAATTGTGGAGAAGACTTTCCAACTTTCCCGAGCAGATAGAGAAACAGTTCAGAGACAAGAATATGATCTCCAG GTTTGGTGCATCCTTATAAATGACAAAGTCCAGTTCAGGATGCAATGGCCTCAATATGCAGAATTGCAAGTGAACG GTATTCCTGTACGAGTAATGACCAGGCCCGGTTCTCAGTTACTAGGGATAAATGGGCGGGATGATGGGCCACTG gtaaccacatgCAGTAGAGAAGGGATCAACAAAATTAGCTTATCTAGAGTGGATGCTCGAACCTTTTGCTTTGGAGTTCGAATTGTTAGGAGGAGGACTGTTCCTCAG GTATTAAATTTGATCCCAAAGGAAGGTGAAGGGGAGTCTTTTGAGGATGCTCTTGCTCGTGTTCGTCGCTGTCTTGGAGGTGGAGGTGCTACGGACAATGCTGATAGTGATAGCGACCTGGAAGTGGTTACTGAATCTGTTACAGTCAACCTTCGTTGCCCT aATAGCGGATCCAGAATGAGGATTGCTGGAAGGTTCAAGCCTTGTGTTCACATGGGCTGTTTTGATCTTGAAACTTTTGTGGAATTGAATCAACGCTCACGCAAG TGGCAATGCCCAATATGTTTAAAGAATTACTCTCTCGAGAACTTGATGATCGATCCTTATTTCAACCGGATTACATCTTTG TTGCACAATTGCAGTGAAGATGTTAATGAGCTTGATGTTAAACCTGATGGGTCATGGCGTGTGAAGGGTGATGCCGCTACCAGAGATCTATCTCAGTGGCATATGCCTGATGGTACTCTTTGTGACTCAAAGGAAGATACAAACCCTGGTGTCGTTAGTGTTAATGAGTTCAAGAGAGAGGGTACTTCTGATGGACATAGAACTTTGAAACTTGGAATTAAAAAAACCCCTAATGGATTATGGCAGGTTAGCAGTAAACCAGATGATAAGAAACCCGTGGTTAGAAATCACATCCAAAACAACACGGGGTACTCAATACCAAACATAGTACCTATGATCAGTAGCCCCACTGGGAGTTGCAGAGATGGTGAAGATGTAAGTGTGAACCAAGAAGGGGGTGGTATTCAGTTTGATATATCATTGAACCAAGAGTTTGACAGTTTTGCGCATAACTTTGGTCAAACATACAATACAGAGGATAGGCAACAAGAGCCACAACATAATGCTGCAGATGTCATTGTTCTTAGTGATTCTGATGAAGAAAATGACCCGATTGTTCGCCTGCCAGCTGTCTATGCAAATACTCCTACAAATGGTGACAGTTTCCCTTTCGTCACTGATGCTGCTGTATCTGGATATCCTGAAGGGTACCAGGAGGATGCTGGGGTTGGTACAAGTGGCCTTGGTTTATTGAGCAACAATACTGGTGATTTTGAAATAAATAACTGGCAAATGCATTCTTATCCACAACCAGAGCAAGGGTTCCAGTTTTTTGGGACTGATACTGATGTTGGCAATCCTTTTGTTGGTCCGCATAATTCCTTTAGTATTACACCAGAAGACTACTCCCTTGACTGTAATGTTGGCATAGAGGATCCATCTGCAGCTCACGATGTCTCAATTTGCCGAAACAGTAATGATGTGCATGGAAGCTTGGTTGATAACCCATTGGCTTTAGCAGGTGACGATCCATCTTTGCAAATTTTCCTTCCAAGTCAACCTTCTACTGTTCCCCTTCAGGAAGAACTGAGTGAGCGCGCTAATACTCCAAATGGAGTCCACCCTGATGATTGGAGGATATCTCTTACGCTTGCGGCTGGTGGAGGGGGTAATGAAGAACCTACAAGTGTTGATGGCCTAAAATCACAGCCAAAAGTTCCATCAAAAGAG